The Bosea beijingensis genome contains the following window.
GCGGTCTCGTAGGCGAGGCTGCTCTCGACGCGATAGTTCAGCACATAGTCGGCGATATCGACCAGCACGCCGTCCGGAGCCGGACGCTCATTGTTGTTGAATGTCGCCATTTTGGGCCGTTCCTCGCATCGATCGCCGGCCTTTTCATTCTGGCCAGCGTTTATTGTCGACACAAATTACATCGACCCGCCGGTTTGACAAGCGGTTCCGGTTCGCTAATCTGAAAATTGTCGACAATCGAACCGGGCCGATCATGAGCCCGGACTGACGACGAAACCCCGCCGCCGACAGGCGGGAGCAACAAGAGTTTCGGAGGAACGCCATGAGAACAACGATCGCCACCTGCTGCGCGCTGCTGCTCTCGGCAACCGTCCACGCGCAGGACTTCCAGCCGCAGAACCCCGAATGCATCGCGCCTGCCGCGCCCGGCGGCGGCTTCGACCTGACCTGCCGGCTCACCAGCCGGTTGCTGAACGAGACCGGGCTGGTCGGCCCCTCGATCCGCACCACCAACATGCCGGGCGGCATCGGCGCCATCGCCTATAACAACATCCAGGCTCAGCGCGCCGCCGATGCCAATGTCATCGTCGCGGTTTCGACGGGGTCCTGGGTCAATCTCGCCCAGGGCAAGTTCGGCCGCTTCAGCGAATCCGACGTGCGCTGGCTCGGCGCGATCGGCGCCGATTACGGCGTGCTCGCCGTGCGCAAGGACAGCCGCTTCAAGACGCTGGCCGATGTGGTCGAAGCCCTGAAGAAGGACCCGACCTCGGTCAAGGTCGGCGCCGGCGGCACCGTCGGCAGCCAGGACTGGATGAAGCCCGCGCTGGTGCTGAAGGCGGCCGGCGTCGATCCGCGCAAGATGCGCTACCTTGCCTATGAGGGCGGCGGCGAGGCGATCGGCGCCCTGATCGGCGGCCATATCGACCTCTTCCCCGGCGACGCCTCCGAGGTGCGCGGCCAGCTCGAAGCCGGCGAGATCCGCCTGCTCGCGACCTTCTCGGAAAAGCGCCTGCCCGGTGCCTTCGCCGAAGTGCCGACGGCCAAGGAACAGGGCTACGACGTGCAATGGCCGATCGTGCGCGGCTTCTACGCCCCGCCGAAGGCGCCGGAAGCGTCCTACGCCTACTGGACGGGCGTGCTGACCAAGCTCAACGCCGATCCGCGCTGGCAGAAAGCCCGCACCGAGCAGGGTCTGTTCGAGTTCAACATGGTCGGCGCGGAATTCGACGCCTTCGCCAAGAAGCGGACCGCCGATTTCCGGACGCTGGCGGCCGAGGTCGGCCTCGCCAAGTAAGGGCAGAAGCCCTTCGCCACGACAGCAGGACGGGAGAGGATCATGATCGATCGCCTGGTCGGGTTGATCTGCGCGCTCATCGGCGCGGGCGCGATCTGGCACGCGCAGACCCTGCATGTGCCCTTCGCGGCCGATCCGGTCGGGCCGCGCATGTTCCCGACGATCACCGGCGGCGTGCTGATCCTGGGCGGCTTCATCCTGATGCTGCGCCCGGGGCCGGTGACGATGGAGTTCGGGACATGGCCGCGCGCGCTCGCCGTGCTCGTGGCCAGCCTGATCTACCCGCTGCTCCTGCTGCCGATCGGCTTCATCGCGGCCACGTCGCTCCTCTGCTTCGTGGCCGCGCTGGCCTTCCATGCGCGGCCGCTGCCGGCAGCCGCCTCCGCGGTCGCCACCGCGATCGTCTTCTTCGTGCTGCTCGACAAGGTGCTCGACCTGCCGCTGCCGCGCGGACCGCTGGGGATCTGAGATGGACGCCTTCGCCGCCCTGCTCACCGGCTTCCAGGTCGCGCTGACCCCGCTCAACCTCGGCGTCGCCTTCGCCGGCGTGGCGCTCGGCACCGCCATCGGCGCGCTGCCGGGCATCGGCCCGATCAACGCGGTCGCGCTGCTGCTGCCACTCTGCTTCGCGCTGAAATTGCCGCCGGAGACGGCGCTGATCCTGCTCGCCGGGCTTTATTACGGCAGCGGCTATGGCGGCCGCATCTCCTCGATCCTGCTCAACATCCCCGGCGATCCCGGGCTGGTGATGACCACGCTCGACGGCTATCCGCTCGCCAAATCCGGGCGCGGCGCGGCGGCGCTGGCGATCAGCGGCATCGGCAGCTTCGTCGGCGGCACCAGTGCCGTCATCCTGATGACCTTCTTGGCCGTACCGCTGGCGCGGCTCGCGCTCTCCTTCGGCCCGGCCGATTATGTCGCGCTGATGGTGCTGTCTTTCGCCCTGCTCGGGACGATGAGCGAGGGCAAGGCGGTGAAGACCTGGATCGCGGTGGCGCTCGGGCTCCTGCTCGCCATGGTCGGCATCGATGGCGGCACCGGCGTCGAGCGTTTCACCTTCGGCTCGCTGGAACTGCTCGGCGGCATCGACTTCACCAGCCTGACCATCGGCCTCTTCGCCGTCGCCGAAATCCTCGTGCTGGCGGAAGGGATGATCAGCGGCGTGGTCTCGCGCACAGGAAGTGGCGCCCGGCTGTCGTTCAAGGAAATCCTGTACTGCGTGCCGGCCATGCTGCGTGCGACCGGCCTCGGCTTCTTCCTCGGCGTGCTGCCGGGCACCGGCGCCTCCGTCGCCTCGGCCATGGCCTATACCGCCGAAAAGCGCATCTCGGACAAGGGCACCTTCGGCAAGGGTGACATGCGCGGCCTCGCGGCGCCGGAAACCGCCGACAACGCGGCGCAGACCGGCTCGATGGTGCCGATGCTGGCGCTCGGCATTCCCGGTTCCGGCACCACGGCTGTGATGCTCGGTGCCTTCATGATGTACTCGATCACGCCCGGCCCGCTGCTGTTCACGCAGCGCCCCGAGGTCGCCTGGGGCCTGATCGCCTCGATGTATATCGGCAACCTGATGCTGCTGGTGCTGAACCTGCCTCTGGTCGGACTGTTCGCGCGCCTGCTGCTGGTGCCGGCCTGGATTCTCTATCCCGGCATCCTCGCCTTGTCCTATGCCGGCGTCTACGCCGTCTCGAACTCGGCCTTCGAGCTGATCATCACAACCGGCATCGGCATCCTCGCCTATGGCCTGCGCAAGGTCGGCATACCCTTGATCCCGCTGATGCTGGCCTTCGTGCTGGCGCGGCTGCTGGAAGACAATTTCCGCCGAGCACTGTCCTTGTCGGATGGCGGCTACGAGATTCTGTTCTCGACCCCGACCAGCATCGTGCTCTGGCTGCTGGCAATCGTCGCGATCGGCCTGCCGTTCATCCGCAAGCCCGCGCTCCATCCGGCCGTGCCAGCGGCCGAGAGCGGGAAGGCGGGCGCCTGAACGGCGCCCGGAACAACGTCAGATCGAGCGGGTGATGCCGCCGTCGACGCGCAGGTTCTGACCAGTGATATAGGCCGCGTCCTTCGAGGCGAGGAAGGCGATGGTGCCGGCGATCTCGTCGCTGGTGCCGTAGCGCTGCATCGGCACGCCCTGCCGCCGTTCCTCCGTCGCCGGCAGGCTGTCGATCCAGCCCGGCAGCACGTTGTTCATGCGGATATTGTCGGCCGCATAGGTGTCGGCGAAGATCTTGGTGAAGGAGGCGAGCCCCGCCCGGAACACCGCAGAGGTCGGGAACATCGAACTCGGCTCGAAAGCCCAGGCCGTCGAGATGTTGATGATCGCGCCGGCCTTCTGCTTCTGCATGATCGGCGTCACCAGCCGCGTCGGCCGGATGGCGTTGAGCAGATAGACGTCCATGCCGCGGTGCCAGTCCTCGTCGGTGATGTCGAGGATCGGCGCACGCGGCCCGTGACCGGCGCTGTTGACGAGCACGTCGACACGGCCCCAGCGTTCCATGGCGAGATCGACCAGACGCTTCAGGTCGTCGTTCGACTGGTTCGAACCGGTGACGCCGATGCCGCCGAGCTCGGCGGCCAGCGCCTCGCCCTTGCCCGAGGAGGAGAGAATGGCGACGGCGAAGCCGTCCTGTGCGAGGCGCTTCGCTGCCGCCGCGCCCATGCCGCTTCCGCCCGCGGTGATCAGGGCCACTTTTTCTACCGACATGCTATTATCCTCCGGCTTGATACCGCAGCAGCCAGCGCTGCTGCATAATGATCGTTACGCATCTTCTAGCATTGGCAGCGCCACGCAGCGAACCAGTTCCACGCAGCATTGCCAATAGAAAAACTATCGCATGTCATCTTCCTCTCGCCGCCTGCCGCCATTGAACGGCCTCCGCGTTTTCGAGGTCGTGTCCCGTCATCTGAACTTCCGGCTCGCCGCCGAGGAGATCGGCGTGACGCAAGGCGCCGTCGCACAATTGATCCGCGGCCTCGAAGCGGAGCTCGGGTTGAAGCTCTTCCTGCGCCGCCCCCAGGGTCTGGAGCCGACCGAGGCCGGACAGCAATATGCCGCCAAGATCCGGCGCGCCTTCGACCTGATCGCTGAAGCGACACGCGACCTGCGCGCCGAACCGCAGCGCCTGACGATCAGCGTCACGCCGAGCCTGGCCTCACGCTGGCTCATCCCCCGCCTCCCGGACTTCACGGCAGCCCACCCGACGATCGACCTGCGGATCGTCGCGACCGACCGCCTTTCCAATTTCGAGACGGATGACGTCGATCTCGCGGTCAGGCTCGGGCATCCGCCATTCGGGCCGGGGCTCACTGCGGAACTGCTGCACGAGCAGACCATCATCGCCATCGGCAGCCCCCTGCTGGTCGAAAAGCTCGGCGATCCCGGCGATCCCCGAAATTTCGCGCGCTATCCGTTGCTGCATGATGCCCACGATTTCTGGCCGGCCTTCCTCGGCAAGGCATTTCCGGGCGGCGCGCCCGCCTCCGCGCAGAATGTGCGGTTCAACCAGACCTCGCTCGCGGTCGAGGCGGCCATCGCCGGGCAGGGTCTCGCCCTGGCCAGCCTTTTCCTGGTCGCTGACGACATCGCGTCAGGCCGACTAGCCCGCGTTCTTCCAGCGGAGCTGCCAGTCGAAGCAGGCTTCCATATCGTCACCCCGCGCAAACCCCGGCATCCCGGCCCGGTCGAGGAGGTATGTCGCTGGCTGGCCGAAGCCGCAGCGGGCCACCGCTCCAGTTCGCGATCGGACGCCTCGCCGGCCTAGTCTCAGTCCCGCGAAACAAATTTGCATCCAGCAGACAGGATTGCAGCGCTTCTTTCGACGCAACTGCACTATCCCTTCGGCATCCCGTGACGCGAGGCCGCTCCGATGTCCCAGCTCGATCTCGACGCCCTGCAATCCGAGATGACCGCGTGGCGGCGCCATCTGCATACGCATCCGGAATTCGGCTTCGAAGAGAAGCAGACGGCGGCCTTCGTCGCGGAGAAGCTGCGCGCATTCGGCCTGGACGAGGTCGTCGAGGGCGTCGGCGGCACAGGCGTCGTCGGCACACTCAAGCGCGGCAGCGGCAACCGCGCCATCGCCTTGCGTGCCGACATGGATGCGCTGCGCATCACCGAGCAGAGCGAGCAACCCTATCGCTCGCAGACGCCCGGCGTGATGCATGCCTGCGGCCATGACGGCCATACCAGCATGCTGCTCGGAGCGGCCAAGCTTCTGGCGGAGGAAGGCGGCTTCGACGGCACCGTGCGCTTCCTGTTCCAGCCGGCCGAGGAATGGGGCCGCGGGG
Protein-coding sequences here:
- a CDS encoding Bug family tripartite tricarboxylate transporter substrate binding protein — encoded protein: MRTTIATCCALLLSATVHAQDFQPQNPECIAPAAPGGGFDLTCRLTSRLLNETGLVGPSIRTTNMPGGIGAIAYNNIQAQRAADANVIVAVSTGSWVNLAQGKFGRFSESDVRWLGAIGADYGVLAVRKDSRFKTLADVVEALKKDPTSVKVGAGGTVGSQDWMKPALVLKAAGVDPRKMRYLAYEGGGEAIGALIGGHIDLFPGDASEVRGQLEAGEIRLLATFSEKRLPGAFAEVPTAKEQGYDVQWPIVRGFYAPPKAPEASYAYWTGVLTKLNADPRWQKARTEQGLFEFNMVGAEFDAFAKKRTADFRTLAAEVGLAK
- a CDS encoding tripartite tricarboxylate transporter TctB family protein is translated as MIDRLVGLICALIGAGAIWHAQTLHVPFAADPVGPRMFPTITGGVLILGGFILMLRPGPVTMEFGTWPRALAVLVASLIYPLLLLPIGFIAATSLLCFVAALAFHARPLPAAASAVATAIVFFVLLDKVLDLPLPRGPLGI
- a CDS encoding tripartite tricarboxylate transporter permease produces the protein MDAFAALLTGFQVALTPLNLGVAFAGVALGTAIGALPGIGPINAVALLLPLCFALKLPPETALILLAGLYYGSGYGGRISSILLNIPGDPGLVMTTLDGYPLAKSGRGAAALAISGIGSFVGGTSAVILMTFLAVPLARLALSFGPADYVALMVLSFALLGTMSEGKAVKTWIAVALGLLLAMVGIDGGTGVERFTFGSLELLGGIDFTSLTIGLFAVAEILVLAEGMISGVVSRTGSGARLSFKEILYCVPAMLRATGLGFFLGVLPGTGASVASAMAYTAEKRISDKGTFGKGDMRGLAAPETADNAAQTGSMVPMLALGIPGSGTTAVMLGAFMMYSITPGPLLFTQRPEVAWGLIASMYIGNLMLLVLNLPLVGLFARLLLVPAWILYPGILALSYAGVYAVSNSAFELIITTGIGILAYGLRKVGIPLIPLMLAFVLARLLEDNFRRALSLSDGGYEILFSTPTSIVLWLLAIVAIGLPFIRKPALHPAVPAAESGKAGA
- a CDS encoding SDR family oxidoreductase is translated as MSVEKVALITAGGSGMGAAAAKRLAQDGFAVAILSSSGKGEALAAELGGIGVTGSNQSNDDLKRLVDLAMERWGRVDVLVNSAGHGPRAPILDITDEDWHRGMDVYLLNAIRPTRLVTPIMQKQKAGAIINISTAWAFEPSSMFPTSAVFRAGLASFTKIFADTYAADNIRMNNVLPGWIDSLPATEERRQGVPMQRYGTSDEIAGTIAFLASKDAAYITGQNLRVDGGITRSI
- a CDS encoding LysR substrate-binding domain-containing protein, which codes for MSSSSRRLPPLNGLRVFEVVSRHLNFRLAAEEIGVTQGAVAQLIRGLEAELGLKLFLRRPQGLEPTEAGQQYAAKIRRAFDLIAEATRDLRAEPQRLTISVTPSLASRWLIPRLPDFTAAHPTIDLRIVATDRLSNFETDDVDLAVRLGHPPFGPGLTAELLHEQTIIAIGSPLLVEKLGDPGDPRNFARYPLLHDAHDFWPAFLGKAFPGGAPASAQNVRFNQTSLAVEAAIAGQGLALASLFLVADDIASGRLARVLPAELPVEAGFHIVTPRKPRHPGPVEEVCRWLAEAAAGHRSSSRSDASPA